The Anaerolineae bacterium genome includes a region encoding these proteins:
- the hisC gene encoding histidinol-phosphate transaminase, protein MNFDPNTIIRPNIANLQPYTPILPFEVLSAQLKRQPGDIIKLDANENPYGPSPLVAEALAEAPFLHIYPDPECRALRQALADYTGLELEHLLVGLGADELIDLIMRLFIEPGDAIVNCPPTFGMYAFDADVNGAQAINIWRRPDFSIDLAEIEALFSLPPKEDDQKRVTPKLIFVASPNNPDGSLLGQAELERLLALPAVVVLDEAYVEFSGQSHLRWVKQYDNLIVLRTFSKWAGLAGLRVGYGAFPPVIIEHLWKIKQPYNVPVAGQLAAQVSLSDRERLMGNVAKIIAEREKFYSALAQFSWLKPYPSQTNFVLCKVEGGRRAAEIKQKLAEQGILVRYYQSPGLTDHLRFSIGTPAQMTRLVEVLKQL, encoded by the coding sequence ATGAACTTCGACCCTAACACCATCATCCGTCCAAATATTGCCAACCTACAGCCCTACACTCCCATTTTGCCCTTTGAGGTGCTTTCGGCTCAATTGAAGCGCCAACCGGGAGACATTATCAAACTGGACGCCAACGAAAATCCCTACGGCCCGTCTCCTCTGGTGGCCGAGGCCCTGGCCGAAGCGCCTTTTTTGCACATCTACCCCGACCCGGAATGTCGGGCGTTGCGCCAGGCGTTGGCCGACTACACCGGCCTTGAGCTTGAGCATTTGCTGGTTGGCCTGGGCGCAGATGAACTGATTGACCTGATCATGCGTCTCTTCATCGAGCCGGGCGATGCCATTGTCAACTGCCCTCCCACGTTTGGCATGTACGCCTTTGACGCCGACGTAAATGGAGCGCAGGCGATCAACATCTGGCGGCGACCTGATTTTTCAATTGACCTGGCCGAAATTGAGGCATTATTTTCCCTTCCGCCAAAAGAGGACGATCAAAAAAGGGTGACGCCCAAACTCATCTTTGTGGCCTCGCCCAACAACCCCGACGGCTCTCTGCTTGGCCAGGCCGAACTGGAACGGCTATTGGCCCTGCCGGCAGTGGTAGTGTTGGATGAGGCTTACGTGGAATTCAGCGGACAGAGTCATCTCCGCTGGGTCAAACAATATGACAACCTGATTGTATTGCGCACGTTCAGCAAATGGGCCGGCCTGGCCGGATTGCGGGTAGGGTACGGCGCGTTTCCCCCGGTCATCATCGAGCACCTGTGGAAAATTAAACAGCCCTACAACGTGCCCGTGGCCGGGCAACTGGCGGCCCAGGTTTCCCTGTCTGATCGGGAACGATTGATGGGCAACGTGGCCAAAATTATTGCGGAACGAGAAAAATTTTACTCGGCCCTGGCTCAATTCAGTTGGCTCAAGCCGTATCCCAGCCAGACCAATTTTGTGCTTTGTAAAGTTGAGGGGGGGCGCCGGGCCGCTGAGATCAAACAAAAACTGGCGGAGCAAGGTATTTTGGTGCGCTATTATCAATCGCCGGGCTTAACCGACCATCTGCGCTTCAGTATCGGCACGCCGGCCCAAATGACCCGGCTGGTGGAAGTTTTAAAGCAGCTATGA
- a CDS encoding HAD hydrolase-like protein yields MKKSKSKSKLKIDALIFSLNDVLIDVSRSYREVVPKTVQLYLEQALGLPSSDEPLLTADEVTLLQKVGNFTDHWELAAAFILYFIEMLPPVPIPTFPSKVHVPAIIAYLQMARGGLQITVDNLREQKDVSQMAAQIAAKGGGINGAYEALPGQNRHLLVDVGSITKTNLVGRIFQELYLGKALFERIYEQPAVTVQSAGYIENETLLIDRDILTQIREKVPLGLICNRPRIEVNYSLQAHQIEDFFQAIVTLDEVREAESKPIPDPWPLLEAARRIYPTPVHTAYIGPNPGDVQAAKAANQTMPFTAIACLVGAHDKEALRREFEKLKANIILGHPDHLKDLILD; encoded by the coding sequence ATGAAAAAAAGCAAATCAAAATCAAAACTCAAAATAGACGCGCTTATCTTTTCGCTCAATGATGTTTTGATTGACGTCAGCCGCTCTTACCGCGAGGTGGTCCCCAAAACGGTGCAGCTCTATCTGGAACAGGCCCTGGGGCTGCCCTCGTCTGATGAACCCCTGCTCACCGCCGATGAAGTCACTCTCCTGCAAAAAGTCGGCAATTTTACCGACCATTGGGAACTGGCCGCCGCTTTTATCTTGTACTTTATTGAAATGCTTCCCCCCGTGCCAATCCCCACCTTTCCTTCTAAAGTGCATGTGCCGGCCATCATTGCCTATTTGCAAATGGCCCGGGGCGGCCTGCAAATCACGGTAGATAACCTGCGCGAGCAAAAAGATGTTTCCCAAATGGCTGCCCAAATTGCGGCCAAAGGAGGGGGCATTAACGGCGCCTATGAAGCTTTACCCGGCCAAAACCGCCATCTCCTGGTAGACGTGGGTAGTATCACCAAAACCAATCTGGTGGGCCGGATTTTTCAAGAACTGTACCTGGGCAAGGCGCTTTTTGAAAGAATTTATGAACAACCGGCCGTTACCGTGCAAAGCGCGGGTTACATTGAAAACGAAACACTCTTGATTGACCGCGATATTTTGACCCAAATCCGGGAAAAAGTGCCGCTGGGCCTTATTTGCAACCGCCCGCGGATCGAAGTGAATTACTCCTTACAGGCCCACCAAATTGAGGATTTTTTTCAAGCCATTGTTACGCTCGACGAGGTGCGCGAGGCTGAAAGCAAACCCATCCCCGACCCCTGGCCTCTGCTCGAAGCAGCCCGGCGCATCTATCCCACTCCGGTGCATACGGCCTACATCGGCCCCAATCCCGGCGATGTGCAAGCAGCCAAAGCGGCCAATCAAACCATGCCCTTTACCGCCATTGCCTGCCTGGTTGGCGCCCACGATAAAGAAGCGTTGCGCCGAGAATTTGAAAAACTCAAAGCCAATATCATCCTGGGCCACCCCGACCATTTGAAAGACCTGATCCTTGACTGA